One stretch of Cydia pomonella isolate Wapato2018A chromosome 24, ilCydPomo1, whole genome shotgun sequence DNA includes these proteins:
- the LOC133531147 gene encoding GATA zinc finger domain-containing protein 4-like isoform X1: protein MVRAPALRTPAPASGHLDKQRGCLSFTLPFQSSIFDIHKPSDGFIAKQSLLDNLLTVQFFHRQGPIVFPNDAPPPPRPPLIVTSRPLTESIARTELNNSVAEQSRVHYQYDYEQEQPTLPPIYRAISDHANKNLRQLQKIPTHNSNYKIKEPDYPRQYESNNVNDDDNNDYNQAQNYAFSYIVRDQKTGDDFSHSQHSSGSATNGEYRVRLPDGRMQIVSYTADENGYKADVRYDDEKPSGISDYRNYNNREHKQNYASNQRHYANKNDFDTSNQINYENQNNYDRNNIDNYINNVDYNARYDYKDSVKRVNDVDNNYNVDTKPVTEDHSSKEDYQYNDQQSKDYYGNDYSLEYEDKYNNFDPHKSKFTAFSGPKNPKFVPKKTYSTASTVVPSYEELRPLFIQKKPFKSPSNNEYLYSKIPIEISVPSTTPSPYFDATTERVVIIGTSKPNLYTNIRSSIGPSFIPVTPVPKYVSPVVTTPKSFLASTIASIVNLKKNIDFSGAKPVLTNTFIDKINKYLSYTV from the exons ATGGTGCGTGCCCCCGCGCTCCGtacacccgcgccagctagcggacacCTTGATAAACAAAGAGGGTGTCTCTCTTTCACTCTTCCATTTCAGAGTTCGATTTTCGATATTCATAAGCCTTCAGATGGTTTTATCGCTAAGCAATCTCTCCTAGACAACCTTCTAACTGTACAATTCTTCCACAGACAAGGCCCAATCGTCTTCCCCAACGACGCTCCTCCACCGCCGCGACCACCTCTAATTGTGACGTCACGGCCTCTCACCGAATCTATAGCCAGGACTGAGCTTAACAACTCTGTAGCCGAGCAGAGCCGGGTGCACTACCAGTATGATTATGAG caagAGCAACCCACTCTGCCGCCCATCTACAGGGCGATATCAGATCACGCCAACAAGAATCTACGGCAGCTGCAGAAAATACCTACTCACAACAGTAATTATAAG ATCAAGGAACCGGACTACCCAAGACAATACGAAAGCAATAACGTGAACGATGATGACAACAATGATTATAATCAA GCTCAAAACTACGCGTTCTCCTATATAGTACGAGATCAGAAAACCGGCGATGACTTCTCCCATTCCCAACACAGTAGCGGTTCAGCCACCAACGGAGAATACCGGGTTCGACTTCCCGACGGTCGCATGCAGATCGTCTCGTACACAGCTGATGAGAACGGGTACAAGGCTGATGTCAGATATGATGATGAGAAACCTTCTGGAATTAGTGATTATAGAAATTATAACAATCGTGAGCATAAACAGAACTATGCAAGCAATCAGAGACATTATgctaataaaaatgattttgatACGAGCAATCAAATAAATTATGAGAATCAAAATAATTACGACAGgaataatattgataattatattaACAATGTAGATTATAATGCTCGTTATGATTATAAAGACTCTGTTAAAAGAGTTAATGATgtagataataattataatgtcgATACAAAACCAGTGACAGAAGATCATTCATCTAAAGAGGATTACCAATATAATGATCAACAATCTAAAGACTACTATGGCAATGATTATTCATTAGAATATGAAGATAAGTATAATAACTTCGATCCTCATAAGAGCAAATTCACCGCTTTTTCTGGACCTAAAAATCCCAAATTTGTACCTAAAAAGACTTACAGTACAGCATCTACAGTTGTACCTTCATATGAAGAATTGAGACCACTTTTCATTCAAAAGAAGCCGTTTAAATCACCGTCAAATAATGAGTATTTATACTCGAAAATACCAATTGAAATTAGCGTACCTTCGACAACACCTAGTCCATACTTTGACGCAACCACAGAACGAGTAGTTATCATAGGTACATCAAAACCTAATTTGTACACAAATATTAGAAGTAGTATAGGTCCAAGTTTTATACCTGTTACGCCTGTTCCAAAATACGTGAGTCCAGTAGTGACAACGCCTAAAAGTTTTTTGGCGTCTACGATCGCTTCTATTGTGAATTTGAAGAAAAATATCGACTTCTCAGGAGCAAAACCAGTTCTGACTAATACTTTTATTGATAAgattaataagtatttaagttATACTGtataa
- the LOC133531133 gene encoding uncharacterized protein LOC133531133 yields MAAAIVNGVNELQRNPLKLYIQDIFRATRTEQNKYIYEIFGLKFKNVMLHGVVTAVYNTNASKTATNFDLTDPTGCVSVYYDSTKNNLNIPLPSYKKLIQDFADASRRGDEHTMVMGRLINGIEKTKTSPIFFSTGDCISVVGDIFIEDLKNTRMISAYECRLTSMERDLVWLEELRYLYEKFYLWKNE; encoded by the coding sequence ATGGCTGCAGCTATTGTAAATGGTGTAAACGAGCTTCAACGAAACCCGTTAAAATTGTACATACAAGACATCTTTCGGGCCACTAGAACTGAGCAAAACAAGTATATTTACGAAATTTTCGGATTAAAATTCAAGAATGTGATGCTACATGGAGTTGTGACTGCTGTTTATAATACTAACGCTTCAAAAACGGCCACGAACTTCGATTTAACTGATCCGACAGGCTGCGTTTCAGTTTATTACGATAGCACGAAGAATAATTTGAATATACCTTTGCCGTCATACAAGAAGTTGATACAAGACTTCGCAGATGCTTCAAGAAGGGGAGATGAGCACACTATGGTTATGGGTAGATTAATAAATGGCATAGAGAAGACAAAAACTagtccaatatttttttcaacgggaGACTGTATAAGTGTTGTTGGTGATATTTTTATCGAAGATTTAAAGAATACTAGAATGATTTCAGCCTATGAATGTAGATTAACTTCCATGGAGCGGGATCTAGTGTGGTTAGAAGAACTTAGGTATTTGTATGAGAAGTTTTATTTATGGAAAAATGAATAA
- the LOC133531149 gene encoding uncharacterized protein LOC133531149 — protein MENNIDLIFINNQKGRPALVYDGHKYNFGYTNKNNTSMWRCINRPECNASVTLNSHKDAVLRESAHICNSHHNENIRDVVMDSCKKAVCERMSPVKQIFEEAVTEIVETDQSFVMCSYKEKRSALYRARKKFLGQHKTDFLNLRDVKIPEMLKKDFLAIEDGTEEKILIFATPTGRLYINNADGNHQYFGDGNFKRKPKPFKQLFSIHVDLVKNGRSSNVVPIIFALLPNKTQDTYYRLFTLLRDELNLEIRNFKCDFEVAIINACKAVFPNVRLTGCYFHFSRAVRKNARKFKANTTAESREIIEMCANLSLLPETEINNCWLNIIEIAPGTDEMELFIGYMQRQWIRLGPSMLSCAQDKHRTDNPIEGWHNRLNHRMPYKPTLIRFVHRLRVEARYQNTRIINSLFSTMTRKRKDILFDNQYRFHLKDLNDGFITAVEFLKNMCAVRQRFH, from the coding sequence ATGGAGAACAATATagatttgatttttataaataatcaaaaaggtcgccCAGCTCTTGTGTACGATGGGCACAAATATAATTTCGGTTACACCAACAAAAATAACACTAGTATGTGGCGATGCATCAATCGCCCAGAATGCAATGCATCGGTCACATTGAATTCTCATAAAGATGCAGTGCTCCGCGAAAGTGCACATATTTGCAATTCTCACCATAATGAGAACATTAGGGATGTTGTGATGGATTCGTGCAAAAAAGCTGTGTGTGAACGAATGTCacctgtaaaacaaatatttgaggAAGCTGTGACGGAAATTGTCGAGACTGATCAGAGTTTTGTTATGTGTTCATACAAAGAAAAAAGGAGTGCTTTATACAGAGCGAGGAAGAAATTCTTAGGGCAGCACAAaactgattttttaaatttacgggATGTTAAAATTCCTGAAATGCTTAAAAAAGATTTCTTAGCAATCGAAGACGGAACAGAAGAGAAAATATTAATCTTTGCAACACCTACGGGCAGACTGTATATAAACAATGCCGATGGTAACCATCAATACTTTGGAGATGGTAACTTCAAAAGGAAACCTAAACCTTTTAAACAACTATTCTCCATACATGTTGATCTTGTTAAAAATGGAAGATCGAGTAATGTGGTGCCAATTATTTTCGCTCTGCTTCCTAACAAGACGCAAGACACTTACTATCGACTATTTACACTATTAAGAGATGAATTGAACTTGGAAATCAGAAATTTTAAATGTGATTTCGAAGTTGCTATTATAAATGCATGCAAGGCTGTTTTTCCGAATGTCCGTTTAACAGGCTGTTACTTCCATTTTTCTCGTGCTGTAAGGAAGAACGCCAGAAAGTTCAAGGCTAACACAACAGCAGAAAGCCGCGAGATTATTGAGATGTGTGCGAATTTGTCTCTACTACCAGAAACAGAGATTAACAATTGCTGGCTCAACATAATTGAAATCGCACCAGGAACCGATGAAATGGAATTGTTTATAGGCTACATGCAGAGACAGTGGATAAGGTTAGGTCCATCAATGTTGAGTTGTGCTCAAGACAAACACCGGACGGATAACCCGATTGAAGGTTGGCATAACCGCCTTAACCACCGTATGCCTTACAAACCAACTTTGATTCGGTTTGTACACAGGTTGAGAGTAGAGGCAAGATATCAAAACACAAGAATAATTAATTCGCTATTCTCGACCATGACTAGAAAACGGAAAGATATTCTTTTTGACAATCAATATCGCTTTCACCTGAAAGATTTAAACGACGGATTTATAACTGCAGTAGAGTTCTTGAAAAATATGTGTGCAGTAAGACAAcgttttcattaa
- the LOC133531147 gene encoding GATA zinc finger domain-containing protein 4-like isoform X2, with translation MMTMSRFLLLALLSRVAAEVSTPSSLLGPRHFNYHPYEQYLKEVKPTKQGPIVFPNDAPPPPRPPLIVTSRPLTESIARTELNNSVAEQSRVHYQYDYEQEQPTLPPIYRAISDHANKNLRQLQKIPTHNSNYKIKEPDYPRQYESNNVNDDDNNDYNQAQNYAFSYIVRDQKTGDDFSHSQHSSGSATNGEYRVRLPDGRMQIVSYTADENGYKADVRYDDEKPSGISDYRNYNNREHKQNYASNQRHYANKNDFDTSNQINYENQNNYDRNNIDNYINNVDYNARYDYKDSVKRVNDVDNNYNVDTKPVTEDHSSKEDYQYNDQQSKDYYGNDYSLEYEDKYNNFDPHKSKFTAFSGPKNPKFVPKKTYSTASTVVPSYEELRPLFIQKKPFKSPSNNEYLYSKIPIEISVPSTTPSPYFDATTERVVIIGTSKPNLYTNIRSSIGPSFIPVTPVPKYVSPVVTTPKSFLASTIASIVNLKKNIDFSGAKPVLTNTFIDKINKYLSYTV, from the exons ACAAGGCCCAATCGTCTTCCCCAACGACGCTCCTCCACCGCCGCGACCACCTCTAATTGTGACGTCACGGCCTCTCACCGAATCTATAGCCAGGACTGAGCTTAACAACTCTGTAGCCGAGCAGAGCCGGGTGCACTACCAGTATGATTATGAG caagAGCAACCCACTCTGCCGCCCATCTACAGGGCGATATCAGATCACGCCAACAAGAATCTACGGCAGCTGCAGAAAATACCTACTCACAACAGTAATTATAAG ATCAAGGAACCGGACTACCCAAGACAATACGAAAGCAATAACGTGAACGATGATGACAACAATGATTATAATCAA GCTCAAAACTACGCGTTCTCCTATATAGTACGAGATCAGAAAACCGGCGATGACTTCTCCCATTCCCAACACAGTAGCGGTTCAGCCACCAACGGAGAATACCGGGTTCGACTTCCCGACGGTCGCATGCAGATCGTCTCGTACACAGCTGATGAGAACGGGTACAAGGCTGATGTCAGATATGATGATGAGAAACCTTCTGGAATTAGTGATTATAGAAATTATAACAATCGTGAGCATAAACAGAACTATGCAAGCAATCAGAGACATTATgctaataaaaatgattttgatACGAGCAATCAAATAAATTATGAGAATCAAAATAATTACGACAGgaataatattgataattatattaACAATGTAGATTATAATGCTCGTTATGATTATAAAGACTCTGTTAAAAGAGTTAATGATgtagataataattataatgtcgATACAAAACCAGTGACAGAAGATCATTCATCTAAAGAGGATTACCAATATAATGATCAACAATCTAAAGACTACTATGGCAATGATTATTCATTAGAATATGAAGATAAGTATAATAACTTCGATCCTCATAAGAGCAAATTCACCGCTTTTTCTGGACCTAAAAATCCCAAATTTGTACCTAAAAAGACTTACAGTACAGCATCTACAGTTGTACCTTCATATGAAGAATTGAGACCACTTTTCATTCAAAAGAAGCCGTTTAAATCACCGTCAAATAATGAGTATTTATACTCGAAAATACCAATTGAAATTAGCGTACCTTCGACAACACCTAGTCCATACTTTGACGCAACCACAGAACGAGTAGTTATCATAGGTACATCAAAACCTAATTTGTACACAAATATTAGAAGTAGTATAGGTCCAAGTTTTATACCTGTTACGCCTGTTCCAAAATACGTGAGTCCAGTAGTGACAACGCCTAAAAGTTTTTTGGCGTCTACGATCGCTTCTATTGTGAATTTGAAGAAAAATATCGACTTCTCAGGAGCAAAACCAGTTCTGACTAATACTTTTATTGATAAgattaataagtatttaagttATACTGtataa